Proteins found in one Saccharopolyspora phatthalungensis genomic segment:
- a CDS encoding beta family protein, translated as MKCLLLKRSGRQRQAAAPARLRCAAVTHVEGDCWGHCKRFRSKHVNLKYSCGGRWLYSREPMNEVAEDATAESARASTFRAICRNLVHSEPFSGPKFSWGDGEISTVFDDQAPKWGAVSRPVALATSHHVAYLATRTAT; from the coding sequence ATGAAGTGTCTCCTTTTGAAGCGAAGCGGTCGACAGCGACAAGCAGCAGCACCTGCACGACTACGCTGCGCCGCCGTAACGCATGTCGAAGGAGACTGCTGGGGCCATTGCAAGAGATTCCGAAGCAAGCACGTCAATCTGAAGTACTCCTGCGGCGGCCGGTGGCTGTACTCGCGAGAGCCTATGAATGAGGTAGCGGAAGACGCCACGGCAGAGTCGGCGCGCGCTTCCACGTTCCGGGCGATCTGCCGCAATCTCGTCCACTCCGAGCCCTTTTCCGGGCCGAAGTTCTCCTGGGGCGATGGAGAGATCTCCACCGTCTTCGACGACCAAGCCCCGAAGTGGGGCGCGGTGAGCCGTCCGGTGGCATTGGCGACCTCCCATCACGTCGCCTACCTGGCCACACGGACCGCGACATGA